In Bythopirellula goksoeyrii, a single window of DNA contains:
- a CDS encoding TIM barrel protein, whose protein sequence is MSEPYRFSFGPWNIHGGADPFGPATRNEIAFAVKLQIYRELGFEGVQLHDDDAVPNLDSKSAIEISTEARQLKNLLADSGLVPEFVAPRLWEDPRGIDGGYTANDPECRKWALDRSKQAIDIANELGVNLLVLWGAREGTYIREAKCARTAYSRLLEAVNTLLEYESNLRIAIEPKPNEPVDQAYLPTIGHALALAGQASDPTRVGGLIETAHAQLTGLDPSDEMAFALQMDKLWSVHLNDQNGLKFDQDKTFGSVNLRAAFNQVRVLEEAGYARTGRFVGLDVKAMRTQSQETSHLHLANSKQVFLKLVEKARSLPQNAVEECRKSHDYESLEMIVLNHLMSG, encoded by the coding sequence ATGAGTGAGCCGTATCGGTTTTCCTTCGGTCCTTGGAATATTCATGGCGGCGCCGATCCATTTGGTCCTGCCACGCGCAACGAGATTGCCTTCGCCGTAAAACTGCAGATCTATCGAGAGCTTGGATTTGAAGGAGTACAGTTGCACGACGACGACGCCGTGCCGAATCTTGACAGTAAATCTGCCATTGAAATCTCTACAGAGGCGAGACAACTCAAAAATCTACTAGCCGACAGTGGCTTAGTGCCTGAGTTTGTTGCTCCTCGGTTGTGGGAAGATCCTCGTGGAATCGACGGCGGATACACTGCGAACGACCCTGAGTGCCGAAAGTGGGCGCTGGACCGTAGTAAACAGGCCATCGACATTGCAAACGAGTTGGGAGTCAATCTGCTGGTGCTCTGGGGTGCGAGAGAAGGTACCTACATTCGTGAAGCTAAGTGTGCCCGTACAGCTTATTCGAGGCTGTTGGAAGCAGTGAATACGCTACTTGAATATGAATCTAATTTACGGATTGCAATCGAGCCGAAACCCAATGAACCGGTCGACCAGGCGTATTTGCCAACGATCGGTCATGCGCTGGCGTTAGCAGGGCAAGCCAGTGATCCAACGCGGGTAGGAGGACTTATCGAAACTGCCCATGCGCAACTTACTGGACTCGACCCCTCGGATGAAATGGCGTTCGCTTTACAAATGGACAAACTTTGGAGCGTTCATCTCAACGATCAAAACGGACTAAAATTCGATCAGGACAAGACTTTTGGCAGTGTGAATTTGAGAGCAGCCTTTAATCAGGTGCGCGTGCTGGAAGAAGCAGGTTATGCTCGTACAGGGCGCTTTGTCGGATTGGACGTCAAAGCCATGCGAACTCAGTCGCAAGAGACGTCTCACTTGCACCTCGCGAACAGCAAACAGGTGTTTCTGAAGCTTGTCGAGAAGGCACGCAGCCTGCCACAAAATGCGGTCGAAGAGTGCAGGAAGAGTCACGATTACGAGTCTCTCGAGATGATTGTTCTCAACCATCTAATGAGTGGTTAA
- a CDS encoding fumarylacetoacetate hydrolase family protein yields the protein MKLLRYGDVGSEIPGLLDSEDQIRSLVGVVPDLAGDVLSDESLEKIRKLDFGKLPLVEPNVRLGPCVAGTSKVIGIGLNYADHAAETGAEIPTEPVIFMKATTSISGPNDHIEIPRGSEKTDWEVELGVVIGKKAKYVSEQDALSHVAGYCVVNDVSERAFQLERCGLWDKGKSCDTFSPLGPWLVTRDEIGDPQDLRLWLEVDGHRYQNGSTSTMVFGVQTLVSYVSQFMTLLPGDVITTGTPPGVGMGQNPKVFLKPGQTVRLGITGLGEQEQQTVAAK from the coding sequence ATGAAGTTATTGCGCTACGGTGATGTCGGATCTGAAATTCCAGGCCTGCTAGATAGTGAAGATCAAATTCGCTCACTTGTAGGAGTGGTTCCCGATCTAGCAGGAGACGTACTTTCCGATGAGTCCCTCGAGAAGATTCGCAAACTTGATTTCGGCAAGCTTCCATTGGTCGAACCAAACGTTCGCTTGGGTCCCTGCGTTGCTGGGACAAGCAAAGTCATCGGCATCGGGCTCAACTACGCCGACCACGCTGCTGAGACAGGTGCCGAGATACCGACGGAACCGGTAATCTTCATGAAAGCTACAACTTCGATTTCAGGTCCAAACGACCACATCGAAATCCCTCGTGGATCCGAGAAAACGGATTGGGAAGTGGAACTTGGGGTCGTAATCGGAAAAAAAGCCAAGTACGTTTCTGAGCAGGACGCACTTTCCCATGTGGCCGGCTACTGTGTTGTCAACGACGTTTCGGAACGAGCCTTTCAATTGGAACGTTGTGGTTTGTGGGACAAGGGCAAGAGTTGTGACACCTTTTCACCGTTGGGTCCTTGGCTGGTGACTCGCGATGAAATAGGTGATCCACAAGATCTTCGTCTATGGCTTGAAGTCGATGGCCACCGCTATCAGAATGGTTCCACGAGCACAATGGTATTTGGTGTGCAGACGCTGGTGAGCTATGTCAGTCAGTTCATGACGCTCCTGCCAGGTGACGTGATCACCACCGGTACACCTCCTGGTGTCGGAATGGGGCAAAATCCCAAGGTGTTTCTCAAACCAGGTCAAACCGTTCGGTTGGGGATAACTGGCCTCGGAGAACAAGAACAGCAAACCGTCGCGGCAAAGTAA
- a CDS encoding AraC family transcriptional regulator gives MVLIVEHINHASESFRLLAWSKSISHVQVVGPLNKRRHASGHGENWHVHAEVELTLFESGQGTRFVGDSILPVTAPELVLFGPYVPHCWNCPNESRGVALQFLIDKSQPLRAAPEWEKLSKLWQGYNQGILFPTEVAHEARNFIETMIAQDRLARLGSFLQLLEALSRYQGKRISSKSYSASDATKHFPAIQKVILEILNRYHETLELQEMVELSHMSRATFSREFKNYTGRSFVEFINEVRIDAICQKLLMGHQAVSDIAFESGFANLSHFNRIFRRLKGQSPREFRCQVTSAE, from the coding sequence ATGGTTTTGATAGTTGAGCACATTAATCATGCCTCCGAGTCATTCAGGTTGCTCGCTTGGTCAAAATCCATTTCACATGTTCAAGTCGTCGGACCGCTGAACAAACGCAGGCACGCTTCTGGCCATGGTGAAAACTGGCATGTGCATGCAGAAGTCGAGTTGACCCTATTTGAAAGTGGCCAAGGTACTCGTTTTGTAGGTGACAGCATCTTGCCAGTCACTGCCCCTGAGTTGGTACTGTTCGGACCTTATGTCCCGCATTGCTGGAATTGTCCCAACGAATCTCGCGGCGTGGCTTTACAGTTTCTGATCGACAAGTCTCAGCCGCTGCGAGCTGCCCCTGAATGGGAGAAGTTATCAAAACTTTGGCAGGGCTACAATCAAGGAATCTTATTTCCCACTGAGGTTGCTCATGAAGCTCGTAACTTTATTGAAACGATGATAGCACAAGATCGCCTTGCAAGGCTTGGCAGTTTCTTACAATTGCTTGAAGCTCTGAGTCGCTACCAAGGCAAGCGGATCTCAAGCAAGTCATACAGCGCATCTGATGCAACAAAGCATTTTCCCGCGATACAGAAAGTCATCCTGGAGATTCTTAACCGATATCATGAGACATTGGAATTACAGGAGATGGTAGAATTATCACATATGTCTCGAGCTACTTTCTCTCGAGAATTCAAAAACTACACAGGAAGATCGTTCGTTGAATTCATAAACGAGGTCCGCATCGATGCGATTTGCCAAAAGCTGTTAATGGGCCATCAAGCTGTGAGTGACATCGCATTCGAATCCGGATTTGCAAACCTATCTCATTTCAATCGGATTTTCCGCCGCTTAAAGGGACAAAGTCCTCGAGAGTTTCGCTGCCAAGTTACCAGTGCTGAGTAG
- a CDS encoding outer membrane protein assembly factor BamB family protein produces the protein MHFSDTHIDPRPSGLVHNEDGRSVKTLKWLAQCSSEPVVQEIYGIEADLPAFAIHTGDVMEYGPVGLAWQDFEQAIAKIACPVSLVPGNHDNTWGEINHLLKGTYGDDSYSFDIGDCHFLCINSSGLLDPLPCLDRRTLDWITTDLEKIPRDKLLFIAMHHPLSGNAGYASEFDKLRLSKLLIGRRVALIMDGHWHTVHCQRWQGIDRVNGGATFGEHTGYNTVTMVDGTLRVMFRYEKESVERLQIVPLLEKKLEDVASISEYSLGVPNEPISGGQLPVQIPKLPRHARLRIWIDSDLEHSLQLPKGSNANNILLDTENLCPGWHFVSARIRGKKRLAITTAERFKLLPVKDAPFLISEANLGAGVKARPLVQDDLIIVANTSGLVVGLSRKLEKKWAYDTHSQVVHSLTAADDRILVGNISGGLHCLRATDGRSIWKISLPNSLYAASGVHGGLAYLADGAGWLHAISLNDGQIRWSREVTSYAFEAQPLVFEDRLFISSWDGFIYAVDCNTGGVIWKSWSPKGHQDVKSRYYGAADNPIVAIGGSLFANNRAWMLGSFALNGDFQAVLQDKVTSIAAGQSDHSLYAKTLDNRLVRIDRKGNRIWDAEVPTGRVPNQPVECAGQVAVLSDTGILTLLACDSGLQTLQYSISPRLYCLSGIGTDGIDTLVAADMDGTVTSLQLLDT, from the coding sequence ATCCATTTCTCGGATACGCACATTGATCCTCGCCCAAGTGGACTAGTTCACAACGAGGATGGACGCAGTGTGAAAACGCTGAAGTGGCTCGCCCAGTGTAGTAGTGAGCCGGTTGTTCAGGAGATCTATGGAATAGAAGCGGATTTGCCAGCGTTTGCGATTCACACTGGCGATGTAATGGAATATGGCCCAGTTGGTTTAGCTTGGCAAGATTTCGAACAGGCGATAGCTAAGATTGCTTGTCCCGTTAGCCTTGTGCCAGGCAATCACGACAACACCTGGGGAGAAATTAATCATCTCTTAAAAGGGACCTATGGCGACGATTCGTACTCGTTTGACATTGGGGACTGTCACTTCCTCTGCATCAATTCTTCTGGACTATTGGATCCCTTGCCTTGTTTGGACCGTCGTACTCTTGATTGGATAACAACTGATTTAGAAAAGATTCCCAGAGATAAGCTTTTGTTCATTGCAATGCATCATCCCCTTTCTGGTAATGCAGGCTATGCGAGCGAGTTCGATAAGCTCAGGTTATCAAAATTACTCATCGGTCGTAGGGTGGCCTTAATCATGGACGGTCACTGGCATACGGTTCACTGCCAACGCTGGCAGGGAATCGACCGAGTAAATGGAGGCGCGACTTTTGGCGAGCACACGGGCTACAACACCGTAACTATGGTAGACGGCACGCTCCGAGTGATGTTCCGCTATGAAAAGGAGTCCGTCGAAAGGCTCCAGATTGTGCCGCTTCTAGAAAAAAAACTTGAAGACGTAGCCTCCATTTCTGAATATTCTCTGGGAGTACCGAATGAACCCATTTCAGGTGGCCAACTGCCTGTTCAGATTCCTAAATTGCCACGTCATGCACGCCTACGTATATGGATTGATAGTGACCTGGAGCACTCTCTGCAACTTCCCAAGGGCTCAAATGCCAACAACATCTTGCTCGATACTGAAAATCTTTGCCCAGGCTGGCATTTCGTATCGGCTCGCATTCGGGGCAAGAAGAGGCTAGCCATCACGACTGCAGAGCGTTTCAAACTGCTCCCCGTCAAAGATGCACCTTTTCTAATCAGTGAAGCCAATCTTGGAGCGGGGGTTAAGGCCCGTCCCCTAGTACAAGACGATCTGATCATAGTTGCCAACACCTCAGGTCTAGTCGTCGGCTTATCACGAAAGCTTGAAAAGAAATGGGCGTATGATACTCACAGTCAAGTCGTGCATAGTCTCACTGCAGCGGATGACCGCATACTGGTGGGCAATATTTCCGGAGGGTTGCATTGCTTGCGAGCGACCGACGGAAGAAGTATTTGGAAAATATCGCTTCCTAACTCACTCTATGCTGCTTCGGGAGTGCATGGAGGGCTCGCATATCTCGCTGACGGAGCGGGTTGGCTTCATGCGATAAGTCTCAACGACGGACAAATCCGGTGGTCGCGAGAAGTGACCAGTTATGCATTTGAAGCCCAGCCACTTGTTTTCGAGGACCGACTGTTTATTAGTAGCTGGGACGGATTTATCTACGCAGTTGATTGTAATACAGGCGGCGTTATCTGGAAATCGTGGTCTCCCAAAGGACACCAGGATGTTAAAAGCCGTTACTATGGGGCAGCAGATAATCCGATAGTCGCTATCGGAGGATCTCTCTTCGCCAACAACCGTGCGTGGATGCTTGGAAGCTTTGCGCTCAATGGCGATTTTCAAGCGGTCCTCCAAGACAAAGTGACTTCGATTGCCGCAGGTCAATCAGATCACTCCTTGTATGCAAAAACCCTCGACAACCGTTTAGTACGAATAGATCGTAAGGGCAATCGTATTTGGGATGCTGAAGTGCCGACGGGGCGAGTGCCGAATCAACCAGTTGAATGTGCTGGACAGGTGGCAGTGCTCTCCGACACTGGAATCCTAACGCTTCTCGCTTGTGATTCCGGTCTGCAGACCCTCCAGTATTCGATTAGTCCCCGTCTATACTGTCTCTCTGGAATCGGAACTGATGGCATAGATACTCTTGTCGCTGCCGACATGGACGGTACCGTGACTTCACTGCAGTTGCTGGACACTTAA
- a CDS encoding sodium:solute symporter family transporter yields MSTLDAVIIFLFFVALIGIGVWQQRRASKSLDNYFLGGHRIHWLALAMSGSVSTFDISGTMWMVTLIYLFGMKSVWNHWMWGFMMAAFFMSYMGKWVRRSRVMTGAEWMITRFGDNADGRAARYAYALMAVITLVGLTGYGFEGIGKFSAEYVQTGLDPEDNIRLCAFVVFGITTVYTLLGGLEAVVITNVLQTCILVVASIVIAAIAYVELTPEVLAALTPVDGDSFTNLWPKWKLDNVDALPTGYQGYHMFGLLVVAWVAKGFLLNLGGPGQMFDFQMFLSTRDPRDAAKVGAAWSAFLVVRWAMVMGIALLAIAAGLEIVDGSGSVDAEIVMPRVLATYLGPGVLGLVLAGLLAAFMSTFAATVNSGASYLVRDLWQPLFRPQADEKHLVRASYVATISIVTAGTLIGLYASSIRQVWDWIMMALGAAFIIPNVFRWYWWRFNGMGYAAGTLVGLAGAMPLLFMSLKGIEPPIYITFPALCGISLVASILGTFFSRPTDESTLIQFYRNVRPFGWWGPIRDRAGLTAEELQSPGESVWYAVLNVGLASLAIFGAYVAPMYLVGHWHWQALCWAAVSVTAIIVLKYTWYEHLPLPEDPSKVS; encoded by the coding sequence GTGTCTACTCTCGATGCCGTCATCATCTTCTTGTTCTTCGTCGCACTAATCGGAATAGGAGTTTGGCAGCAACGACGCGCATCCAAAAGCTTGGACAACTACTTTCTCGGGGGACATCGCATTCATTGGTTAGCTCTTGCCATGTCGGGATCGGTATCGACTTTTGACATAAGTGGTACCATGTGGATGGTAACACTGATTTACTTGTTTGGAATGAAGTCAGTCTGGAACCACTGGATGTGGGGCTTCATGATGGCCGCTTTCTTCATGTCCTACATGGGCAAATGGGTCCGGCGATCACGAGTGATGACTGGCGCCGAGTGGATGATTACTCGATTCGGGGATAACGCAGATGGGCGTGCGGCACGCTATGCCTATGCCTTGATGGCGGTGATCACACTCGTTGGACTCACCGGGTATGGCTTCGAGGGTATTGGGAAATTCTCGGCCGAATATGTTCAGACCGGTTTGGATCCGGAGGATAATATTCGACTTTGTGCATTCGTAGTCTTCGGCATTACGACGGTCTATACCCTGCTAGGTGGACTGGAAGCAGTTGTCATCACCAATGTATTGCAGACGTGTATCTTAGTGGTGGCCAGTATTGTGATCGCAGCAATCGCTTATGTTGAATTGACGCCAGAGGTACTGGCGGCCCTCACGCCGGTCGATGGAGACAGCTTTACCAACCTGTGGCCTAAATGGAAACTAGATAACGTCGATGCCCTGCCAACTGGCTATCAGGGCTATCATATGTTTGGCCTCTTGGTAGTCGCTTGGGTAGCGAAAGGGTTCTTGTTGAATCTTGGTGGGCCAGGGCAGATGTTCGATTTTCAGATGTTTCTCTCGACACGTGATCCTCGTGACGCAGCCAAAGTAGGAGCCGCCTGGAGCGCTTTCCTCGTTGTCCGCTGGGCGATGGTGATGGGGATCGCATTATTGGCTATTGCCGCGGGGCTTGAAATAGTTGACGGGTCTGGATCGGTTGATGCCGAGATTGTGATGCCTCGTGTGCTGGCGACCTATTTGGGGCCCGGCGTGCTCGGATTGGTGTTGGCTGGTCTTTTGGCCGCTTTCATGTCCACCTTTGCTGCCACAGTGAACTCGGGCGCGTCCTACCTTGTGCGAGATTTATGGCAGCCACTTTTCCGACCTCAGGCTGACGAGAAGCATCTAGTGCGAGCTAGTTATGTCGCCACGATTTCAATCGTCACCGCGGGAACACTCATTGGGCTCTATGCCAGTTCGATCCGGCAGGTGTGGGACTGGATCATGATGGCCCTGGGTGCGGCGTTTATCATTCCCAACGTCTTTCGTTGGTATTGGTGGCGATTCAATGGAATGGGCTATGCTGCAGGCACCCTAGTCGGCTTGGCCGGGGCGATGCCATTGTTGTTCATGTCGCTGAAGGGAATCGAGCCGCCAATTTACATTACTTTCCCGGCATTGTGTGGGATCTCGTTGGTTGCCTCGATTTTGGGTACTTTCTTCTCACGCCCAACTGACGAGTCGACACTTATTCAGTTCTATCGCAATGTCCGACCCTTCGGCTGGTGGGGCCCAATACGTGATCGTGCGGGTCTCACGGCAGAAGAGTTGCAAAGCCCTGGTGAGAGTGTCTGGTATGCGGTACTCAATGTAGGGCTAGCGAGTCTGGCAATTTTTGGCGCTTATGTGGCACCCATGTATCTCGTGGGACACTGGCACTGGCAGGCACTCTGCTGGGCTGCCGTGTCGGTTACCGCAATCATCGTGCTGAAATACACTTGGTATGAGCATCTTCCACTACCAGAGGATCCGAGCAAAGTGAGCTGA
- a CDS encoding DUF4185 domain-containing protein, producing the protein MTRHHSPSLSRRQMLTRSTGGILATSTFWQLQAAFGETGQSHHVAAVRNLGSQFQDNPLRVTGLDCASSIVLPSGESFWVFGDTIEGPFESIRGLPLADKLSNTAAIAPKQDISDGIKKFKFLTQPDGKRPLQIVPYASDEDPAAERIWPIHGTCRAEKLYLFYHRISLIPGVDVFENFQLDGMGIAQAKTGDWKFKRLSAPDGTDFFWKGDQPSFGVFVEQQGDYVYVWGSLITGMFLARTRPDEIANRESYEYLVTAPTVNDPDLKPIWSKYFEPTASLFDSVPNEMSASYNQHLGCYLAIHSLLRDNKIVMRTAPQITGPWSEAEIIYRPDKVGDGDLIYAAKEHPELARENGKIIYVTFVNSATYVPQMIELTFK; encoded by the coding sequence ATGACAAGACATCACTCTCCTTCTTTATCTCGACGTCAGATGCTCACCCGTTCCACCGGAGGAATACTGGCCACTAGTACATTTTGGCAACTTCAAGCGGCATTTGGTGAAACGGGTCAATCGCATCACGTTGCTGCGGTTCGTAATCTTGGAAGTCAATTTCAGGATAACCCTCTAAGGGTGACTGGCTTGGATTGTGCGTCAAGCATCGTACTACCATCGGGCGAATCGTTCTGGGTTTTTGGCGATACCATTGAGGGCCCGTTCGAGTCGATACGTGGCCTACCACTCGCGGACAAGCTCTCAAACACGGCGGCCATCGCACCCAAGCAAGACATTTCCGACGGAATCAAAAAGTTTAAGTTTCTTACCCAACCAGACGGCAAGCGGCCTTTGCAGATCGTTCCCTATGCCTCCGATGAAGATCCTGCAGCGGAACGTATCTGGCCAATCCATGGTACCTGTCGAGCTGAGAAGCTCTACCTATTCTATCACCGGATATCGCTGATTCCTGGGGTCGACGTCTTTGAAAACTTCCAATTGGATGGCATGGGCATTGCGCAGGCTAAAACAGGGGATTGGAAGTTTAAACGGTTGTCGGCTCCCGATGGGACTGATTTCTTTTGGAAAGGCGATCAACCCAGTTTCGGCGTTTTTGTCGAGCAGCAAGGGGACTACGTTTACGTATGGGGAAGCCTCATTACTGGTATGTTTCTAGCCCGCACGCGCCCGGATGAGATTGCCAATCGTGAGAGCTACGAATATCTTGTCACGGCCCCGACTGTAAACGATCCCGACTTGAAACCTATCTGGTCAAAATATTTCGAGCCGACCGCTTCTCTTTTTGACTCGGTACCAAATGAAATGTCGGCATCTTACAATCAACATCTCGGCTGTTATTTGGCTATTCACTCACTTCTACGGGACAACAAGATAGTGATGCGTACAGCCCCTCAGATTACGGGGCCTTGGAGTGAAGCAGAAATCATCTATCGTCCGGATAAAGTCGGAGATGGCGATCTCATCTATGCTGCTAAAGAGCATCCAGAACTAGCAAGGGAAAATGGGAAGATCATTTACGTCACCTTCGTGAATTCGGCCACCTATGTGCCTCAAATGATTGAACTGACATTCAAATGA
- a CDS encoding sialate O-acetylesterase: protein MALRSISGMAIVVIWAFALLQARADVVIREERSPLKVTSTQYEVQIAPDGCLTNLRIGDQEFLAPGVSISRGTYFFAGGPLQLNTVEQVADNVVTASNETAAIRYEFGEKEMTWELTNKSDSSLVFFLVLSRDVQSAFSQAGVAVALPINEQWTKVVVVAGDAQLSINGCDKLWGPWQGPHQICQVSLDPKEEKSLKLSVGKVSSERLSQVFALVPKLTEAKLQLYSPQEHQVFQRTSVSEGTILLSGHTTTNPDSIRVRFKGKSVDGKLPGKWQSVEWIPETRSFSAMMHLPAGGWYSLEIEALKQGEVLAAEKIKALGVGEVFVGAGQSNSTNSGEFRTQQKTGMVASFSGTAWQIADDPQPGVADKSQGGSFWPAFGDAMYERFGVPIGVAATGYGGTSVNQWQPDGDLFPWMMTRIYQLGPLGFRALLWHQGESDVEMHSEEYYEKLRHVILSSRAQAGWYIPWFVAQASYHNPEKPSFDTVRNAQAKLWQQGIALEGPDTDTLIGDRRDLGGAGIHFSPKGLFEHGQIWADLVGNYVDEILGTVTRSELSATAWPEADVLFHRDPNWLGGDDAYSLDLGDGRVAWFFGDSFVAPTVPGERRGTTMVRNSIGIQSGYDPTSAKFKAYWQEFEGKPRSFIADEAEEFFWPGGSLVVDGKIIMLLMRARNANKKMAFETTGWGAVLIDNIKRPPDQWQIRKLDCPQNRFDVLVGSATLIKDSEHLVAFSVASESHDVYLVRWRLVDVAEGDLSSPEWWTGSTSDWVAQDKLVELPEPVFESGQTEFTVHFSREMNRYVQVQFSGFPLTPIALRTAPSLTGPWTALEEFYSPEETIPGSSKIDDSERMLYAAKAHPELASEGLALTYCSNTYDINHLFDGLDLYFPRFLQVDLPETKEKK, encoded by the coding sequence ATGGCGCTGAGAAGTATTAGCGGAATGGCGATTGTAGTGATCTGGGCCTTTGCCTTGCTGCAGGCGCGTGCCGATGTAGTTATCCGTGAGGAACGCAGCCCACTGAAAGTAACGAGCACCCAGTACGAGGTTCAGATCGCACCGGACGGGTGTTTGACTAACTTGAGGATTGGTGACCAAGAATTTCTAGCGCCAGGTGTGTCGATCTCCCGTGGAACCTATTTTTTCGCTGGTGGCCCACTACAGCTCAATACGGTTGAACAGGTTGCAGACAACGTTGTTACCGCCAGCAATGAGACCGCTGCGATTCGCTACGAATTTGGTGAAAAGGAGATGACATGGGAGTTGACGAACAAATCCGATAGTTCCCTGGTATTTTTCTTGGTACTTTCAAGGGATGTGCAATCCGCCTTCAGTCAGGCCGGTGTGGCGGTTGCGCTGCCGATCAATGAGCAGTGGACTAAGGTCGTAGTGGTAGCGGGAGACGCACAGCTCAGCATCAATGGTTGCGACAAGTTATGGGGACCATGGCAAGGCCCTCACCAGATATGCCAGGTATCGCTAGATCCTAAAGAAGAGAAGTCTCTCAAGTTATCCGTCGGCAAGGTGTCCTCCGAGCGTCTTTCGCAAGTTTTCGCACTTGTTCCCAAACTGACAGAAGCTAAGCTCCAACTCTATTCGCCTCAGGAGCATCAAGTTTTTCAACGGACAAGTGTTTCTGAGGGGACAATCCTCTTGAGCGGGCACACGACAACAAACCCTGATTCCATTCGTGTTCGCTTTAAGGGTAAGTCAGTGGATGGCAAGCTACCCGGCAAATGGCAATCTGTGGAATGGATACCTGAAACGCGCAGTTTCTCAGCCATGATGCATCTCCCTGCCGGTGGTTGGTATTCACTAGAAATAGAAGCACTGAAACAGGGTGAAGTATTGGCCGCCGAGAAAATCAAGGCTCTTGGTGTGGGGGAAGTGTTCGTTGGAGCTGGGCAGTCGAACTCGACCAACAGCGGCGAGTTTCGCACACAGCAAAAAACGGGGATGGTCGCGTCCTTCAGTGGCACAGCCTGGCAAATTGCCGATGACCCGCAGCCTGGCGTAGCTGACAAGAGCCAAGGAGGTAGCTTCTGGCCCGCTTTTGGTGATGCGATGTACGAAAGGTTTGGAGTTCCCATCGGCGTGGCAGCCACCGGCTACGGCGGCACAAGCGTAAATCAGTGGCAGCCAGATGGTGACTTGTTTCCCTGGATGATGACACGCATTTATCAACTGGGGCCGCTGGGATTTCGCGCGCTTCTTTGGCATCAAGGCGAAAGCGATGTCGAAATGCATTCAGAGGAGTACTATGAAAAACTTAGACACGTGATCCTCTCTTCCCGAGCTCAAGCAGGTTGGTATATCCCGTGGTTTGTAGCGCAGGCTTCCTATCACAATCCGGAAAAGCCAAGCTTCGATACCGTGCGAAACGCCCAAGCGAAACTCTGGCAACAAGGCATAGCGTTAGAAGGCCCCGACACAGATACACTCATCGGGGATCGGCGTGACTTGGGGGGAGCCGGGATCCATTTCAGCCCCAAGGGCCTTTTTGAGCACGGGCAGATTTGGGCCGATCTGGTTGGCAATTATGTGGATGAGATACTTGGTACTGTTACGCGAAGCGAATTATCGGCCACTGCCTGGCCGGAAGCGGATGTGTTGTTCCATCGCGATCCGAATTGGCTGGGAGGTGATGACGCTTATTCGCTCGATTTGGGAGATGGGCGTGTTGCCTGGTTCTTTGGAGATAGTTTCGTGGCTCCAACAGTCCCCGGTGAGCGCCGTGGTACGACTATGGTCCGCAATAGCATCGGGATTCAATCAGGATACGATCCCACGAGTGCCAAATTCAAAGCCTATTGGCAAGAGTTCGAAGGCAAGCCGCGATCATTTATTGCCGACGAAGCTGAGGAGTTCTTTTGGCCGGGTGGTTCCTTGGTAGTCGACGGAAAGATTATCATGCTGTTGATGCGCGCCCGCAACGCCAACAAAAAGATGGCATTCGAAACAACGGGGTGGGGCGCAGTTTTGATCGACAATATTAAGAGACCTCCTGACCAGTGGCAAATCCGCAAGTTGGACTGTCCGCAAAATCGTTTTGACGTATTGGTGGGGTCAGCAACGCTTATCAAAGACAGCGAGCATTTGGTCGCATTTAGCGTGGCAAGTGAATCGCATGATGTCTATTTGGTTCGATGGCGACTGGTCGATGTAGCAGAGGGTGATTTATCTAGTCCTGAGTGGTGGACAGGCTCAACAAGTGACTGGGTCGCTCAGGACAAGCTAGTCGAATTGCCCGAACCGGTCTTCGAATCGGGTCAAACGGAATTCACGGTACATTTTTCCCGTGAGATGAACCGCTACGTCCAAGTCCAGTTTTCGGGTTTTCCGTTGACACCTATTGCATTAAGGACCGCGCCTTCACTGACTGGCCCCTGGACAGCGCTTGAAGAGTTTTACAGTCCCGAAGAAACAATACCAGGTAGTAGCAAGATCGATGACTCTGAGCGTATGCTCTATGCTGCGAAAGCACATCCGGAGTTGGCTTCGGAAGGTTTGGCTTTGACCTATTGCTCTAACACTTACGACATTAACCACCTGTTTGACGGACTAGACTTATACTTTCCCCGTTTCCTGCAGGTAGATTTACCTGAGACCAAAGAAAAAAAGTAA